The DNA region TCATCGCGGGCGACTACATCGCCCACGGCTTTCGCCATCGCGCCGCCGAACTGGCGACGGAATGGCTGGGGCCACGCACCGAACTGGAGATCCAGCAGACCTTGCAGCGCGAGGTGGAGCAAGAGCGGTGGACGAGCCTCGACCGCACCCTGCAACGAGAGGCCGGCGAGGATGGCCGGGTGCAGATCGAACGCTTCAATGAACCCCGGCTGCAACGCCAGCGCCTGCTGCTGATCGGTCGCCTTCAACGCTTGCAGCGCCTGGGCCTGGCTGACGAGATGGAGCCGGGCGCCTGGGCCGTCCACGCAGATGTCGAGAAGACCTTGCGCGCTCTGGGCGAGCGTGGCGACATCATCCGCACCATGCAGCGGGCCATGAGCGGCCGGCCGCGTGAGCTGGCGGTGTTCGAACCGGGCCAAGATGCAGATGGAAGCGGCCGCAGCATCGTCGGTCGCGTGGCTGCCAAGGGGCTGGCCGACGAGCTGCACGACCGGGGTTATCTGGTCATCGACGGCGTGGACGGCAAGGCCCACTACGTTGCGCTCAACGCCCGCGACGAGTTGGCGAACTATCCCACCGGAGCCGTGGTGGAGGTACGCGGCTCCGCCGAGGTGCGGGCGGCCGACAAGAACATCGCCGCGCTGACCAGCGATGGCCTGTACCGCACCGATCATCACCTGGCGATCGAGCAAGGCCGAGCAAAGCCCGGACGTGACCCGCAGGAAGTGGTCGCCGCCCATGTTCGGCGGCTGGAAGCCCTGCGGCGGGCTGGCATCGTCGAGCGCGTGGCCGAAGGGCTATGGAAGGTGCCGGACGACCTGCCCGAGCGTGGCCGCCAGTACGACGCGCAACGACTGGGTGGTGTCGCCGTGGAGCTGAAATCACCCCTGCCGATCGAGCGGCAGGCGCGGGTGATCGGCGCGACCTGGCTGGATCAGCAGCTAATCAGCGGCGGCAAGGGACTGGGCGACCTGGGCTTTGGCGGGGAGGCCAAGGACGCTTTGCTGCAGCGCGCCGACTTCTTGGCCGAACAGGGGTTAGCCGAACGACGCGGGCAGCGCGTGATCCTCGCCCGCAACCTGCTGGCGACGCTGCGCGGGCGCGATCTGGCGAAGGCCGCACAGGACATTGCCGCCGAAACCGGCCTGGAGCATCGGCCTGCCACGGACGGGCAACGCTTGGCCGGCATCTACCGGCGCTCCGTCATGCTGGCGAGCGGGCGCTACGCGATGCTTGATGACGGCATGGGATTCAGCCTGGTGCCGTGGCACCCGGTGATCGAGCAGCGGCTGGGGCAGCAGCTTGCCGCCACGGTGCGCGGCGGCGGTGTGTCTTGGGAGATTGGGCGGCAACGTGGCCCGTCTATCTGATAACAATGGAGGAAAAATATTTCCTACGAGTCAACCGCTGTTCCCTTTTTTCGCTTCGTCGAGCAGCCATTGAGCAAACGCTTGTATTGGCTCTCTGCTCAATCCGATGGGCTCGGGGAGGATGAGGCAGAAGGTTTTGGAAATGGTTTTCCCCTCTGGCCACGGGGCTACCAGATTTCCTAGCGCAAGTTCGGTTTCAACGTAGAGGCGCGGTACTAGCGCGACACCGAGGCCGGCCAATGCGGCTTCTATCAACATTCCATGGAGGTCATAGCGTGCACCAATTGCAGGATTGGTCAGCGGGGTTCCCGTCTCCTGGGAGTACTGAAGCCAAGCTTCCGGGTTCTGTCGTCGGTGCAGGCGCGGTAATTCGTCCAGTGCGGTTTTTCGTTTGCGTCCTGTCAGAAGTTCAGGATGGCAAACCGGAACCAGCACTTCATGCAAAAGCTGGTGAGTCCGCATTCCCGTCCACGCTGGGTGCTCGAAATGGATGGCGGCATCAAATCCGCTCCCGGCTAGGACGAAGGGGTCCATGCGCTCGGCAAGATGCACAGTGATGTTCGGATGCTTCTGCTGGAATCTTGACAAGCGAGGAATGAGCCATCGCATCGCGAACGTCGGGATAGTGGCAATGTCCAGGCTCGCGCCATCGCTCGGCTGCCCCATCAAGTACT from Burkholderia ambifaria AMMD includes:
- a CDS encoding relaxase/mobilization nuclease and DUF3363 domain-containing protein; this translates as MTDRRDDDFRVRPSAPKNRGKGQGQSFASKVLKQAGKASGGKSSIRHSVAGGSGARAGQRPGSRLGRGHTAARFAGAKLTPMSRRVTIKTLLVNQRNASPQSLAKHLRYIERDGASRDGEPGRAYGPQTDEADLDAFKERAADDRHHFRFIVSPEDGAELDDLRTYTRHLVNRMEADLGTRLDWVAVDHWNTDNPHTHLIVRGRDDTGKDLIIAGDYIAHGFRHRAAELATEWLGPRTELEIQQTLQREVEQERWTSLDRTLQREAGEDGRVQIERFNEPRLQRQRLLLIGRLQRLQRLGLADEMEPGAWAVHADVEKTLRALGERGDIIRTMQRAMSGRPRELAVFEPGQDADGSGRSIVGRVAAKGLADELHDRGYLVIDGVDGKAHYVALNARDELANYPTGAVVEVRGSAEVRAADKNIAALTSDGLYRTDHHLAIEQGRAKPGRDPQEVVAAHVRRLEALRRAGIVERVAEGLWKVPDDLPERGRQYDAQRLGGVAVELKSPLPIERQARVIGATWLDQQLISGGKGLGDLGFGGEAKDALLQRADFLAEQGLAERRGQRVILARNLLATLRGRDLAKAAQDIAAETGLEHRPATDGQRLAGIYRRSVMLASGRYAMLDDGMGFSLVPWHPVIEQRLGQQLAATVRGGGVSWEIGRQRGPSI
- a CDS encoding LysR substrate-binding domain-containing protein, giving the protein MRRKIPSSTTLMAFEVAARHGSFARAAEELSLTEGAISRQIGRLEAFLGVTLFERVGNRVRLLPNGERYAAQVRESLDRLDRDSQYLMGQPSDGASLDIATIPTFAMRWLIPRLSRFQQKHPNITVHLAERMDPFVLAGSGFDAAIHFEHPAWTGMRTHQLLHEVLVPVCHPELLTGRKRKTALDELPRLHRRQNPEAWLQYSQETGTPLTNPAIGARYDLHGMLIEAALAGLGVALVPRLYVETELALGNLVAPWPEGKTISKTFCLILPEPIGLSREPIQAFAQWLLDEAKKGNSG